The Actinocorallia herbida DNA window GGCCGTCGTCGCGGGCGACAGGTCGGGCCTGCTCGGCCAGGCCGCGACGGTCTTCGACCGGCGTCTCGTGCTGCGCATGGGCGACCCCGCCGACTACGGCTACGCGGGGGTCCCGGAGAACCAGGTCCCGGCGCACATGCCGCCGGGGCGGGCGCTCCGGGCCGTCCCCGGCGGACCGATCATCGAGGCGCAGATCGGGCTGCTCGGCCAGGACCCCTCGGGCACCGCCCAGGTCGCGGCGCTCCAGGAGGCCGCCGAGGCCGCGCGGGCCCGCTACGGACGGGTCGTGCCGGGCCCGCTGCGGGTGGACGAACTGCCCGCGCGGATCACCGCGGAGGAGGCGCTGGCGCTGGACCCGGCCGGGCCGCCTACCGGGCCGCTGTGGTGCCTGGTCGGGGCCGGCGGGGACACGCTCGGCCCCCTGGGCGTCGACCTGCTGGAGGAGGGTCCCTCGTTCGTCGTCGCCGGGCCGACCCGCTCCGGCCGGTCGAGCGCGCTGGAGACGATCGGGAGGACCCTGCTCGCCCGGGGCGTCCCCCTGCTCGTCCTCACCCCTCGCCGGTCGCCCCTGCGCGCGCTGAAGGACGTGCCGGGGGTGCTGGGCGTGCTGGACGCGACCGCGGACCGGGCGGAACTCGACGAACTCGTCGCGCCGGAGCACAGGTTCGCCCTGCTCGTCGACGACGCGGAGCTGATCGACGACACCGATCTCGGCGACGCCGTCCAGGCCGTCCTGCGGGCCGCCCGCGATGGCGAGCACGCGGTCGTGATCGCGGGGAACACCGAGGACCTGAGCCGCGGCTACCGCGGCTTCCTCTCCGACGCCCGCAAGAACCGGACCGGCCTGCTGCTCGGCATCTCCTCCCCCGACGACGGGGAACTGTTCGGACTCCGGCTGCCCCGCAACGCCGCCTACACCGGGCCCGTCGGCCGGGGTCTGCTGATCCGGGCGGGCACTCCCGTGCCCGTCCAGGCCGCGCTTCCCCCGACCCCGGCCGACGACTGAGCCCTGCGCGTCGTGCCTACCGGAACCGCGTCAGCGGGTCGCGGCCTCGATGTTCTGGACGGACTGGCGAACATCGGTCGCGCCTTCCTCCAGCGCGACCGCCATCTTGTCGAACGCCGACTTGGCCTCGGCCCAGGCGGCCCGGAACCTGTCGGCGCGCGGACCCCACCAGATCTCGTTCGACCCGACGGTCCTGCCGTTGAGGTCGTTGATCAGCGCGTCGAGGTTCTTGGAGTGACGGGAGAACAG harbors:
- a CDS encoding WXG100 family type VII secretion target, coding for MGADRRGGNMAQMEDLARLFSRHSKNLDALINDLNGRTVGSNEIWWGPRADRFRAAWAEAKSAFDKMAVALEEGATDVRQSVQNIEAATR